A genomic region of Micromonospora sp. NBC_01796 contains the following coding sequences:
- a CDS encoding threonine synthase codes for MYLTHLECPRCGDTAEADQPQNLCSCGSPLLARYDLDAVAAAVKPAEFAGRPADLWRYRELLPVADPAYVTTLGEGWTPMVAAPRYGAGIGLPGLLIKDEGLIPTGSFKARGAAVGISRARELGIRRVAMPTNGNAGAAWATYAARAGIGATIAMPVAAPTITRRECIAAGADLHLIDGLINDAGRYVAGLIAASADSPEGPIFDASTLKEPYRLEGKKTMGYEIVEQLGWQVPDVILYPTGGGVGLIGIHKALHEMRQLGWIGDRFPRLVAVQSTGCAPIVRAFGSGARRAEPWVDAQTVAFGITVPAPLGDELILDALRDTAGTAIAVRDEDILADLREFGAREGLLLCPEGAACLTAAKQLRAGGWIRADERVVVLNTGAGLKYPETIDADNLPVLPRP; via the coding sequence GTGTACCTGACCCACCTGGAGTGCCCGCGCTGCGGCGACACCGCCGAGGCCGACCAGCCACAGAACCTCTGCTCCTGCGGCTCCCCGCTGCTCGCCCGGTACGACCTGGACGCGGTGGCCGCCGCGGTCAAGCCGGCGGAGTTCGCCGGTCGTCCGGCCGACCTGTGGCGCTACCGGGAACTGCTCCCGGTGGCCGACCCGGCGTACGTGACCACGCTCGGCGAGGGCTGGACGCCGATGGTCGCCGCCCCCCGCTACGGCGCCGGGATCGGGCTGCCCGGACTGCTGATCAAGGACGAGGGACTGATCCCCACCGGTTCCTTCAAGGCACGCGGCGCCGCCGTCGGGATCTCCCGCGCCAGGGAGCTCGGGATCCGCCGGGTGGCGATGCCGACCAACGGCAACGCGGGTGCCGCCTGGGCCACGTACGCCGCCCGTGCCGGCATCGGGGCGACCATCGCCATGCCGGTCGCCGCGCCGACCATCACCCGCCGGGAGTGCATCGCCGCCGGTGCGGACCTGCACCTGATCGACGGTTTGATCAACGACGCCGGGCGGTACGTCGCCGGCTTGATCGCCGCGTCGGCGGACTCCCCCGAGGGCCCGATCTTCGACGCGAGCACGCTCAAGGAGCCGTACCGGCTCGAGGGCAAGAAGACCATGGGGTACGAGATCGTCGAGCAGCTCGGGTGGCAGGTCCCCGACGTGATCCTCTACCCGACCGGGGGCGGGGTCGGGCTGATCGGCATCCACAAGGCGCTGCACGAGATGCGGCAGCTCGGCTGGATCGGCGACCGGTTCCCCCGCCTGGTGGCGGTCCAGTCGACCGGCTGCGCCCCGATCGTGCGCGCCTTCGGTTCGGGCGCCCGACGGGCCGAGCCGTGGGTCGACGCCCAGACGGTGGCGTTCGGGATCACCGTGCCGGCGCCGCTCGGCGACGAGCTGATCCTGGACGCGCTGCGGGACACGGCGGGAACCGCGATCGCCGTACGCGACGAGGACATCCTGGCCGACCTGCGTGAGTTCGGTGCCCGGGAGGGTCTGCTGCTCTGCCCCGAGGGCGCGGCGTGCCTGACGGCGGCGAAGCAGCTCCGGGCCGGTGGCTGGATCCGGGCCGACGAGCGGGTGGTGGTGCTCAACACCGGCGCCGGCCTGAAGTACCCGGAGACGATCGACGCCGACAACCTTCCGGTGCTGCCCCGCCCGTGA
- a CDS encoding catalase, with the protein MTPRPQSEPTAKSRQLAAAEVDPLTGYLTTDQGIRVSDTDNSLRAGARGPSLLEDFHLREKIMRFDHERIPERVVHARGSGAHGYFQVYESLADRTAATFLHDPSVRTPVFVRFSTVQGSRGSADTPRDVRGFATKFYTEQGNFDLVGNNMPVFFIQDGIKFPDLVHALKPEPQHEMPQAASAHDTFWDFVSLQPETMHHVIWLMSDRAIPRSFRTMQGFGVHTFRLVNASGRSTFVKFHWTPVLGTHSLVWDEAQKIAGKDPDFNRRDLWEAIDAGHFPEYELGMQFIPEDQEYAFDDIDLLDATKIIPEEVVPVTPVGRMVLDRNPENFFAETEQVAFCIGNVVPGIDFTNDPLLQARLFSYLDTQLTRLGGPNFAQIPINKPVAPVANHQQDGFHQQTIRRGPANYHPHSIGGDGPLIAGPDQQPFVTYPETVDGPKERRRSATFADHYSQATLFWNSMSDWERQHIVAAYRFELGKVTRLPIRALMVTHLNRIDHQLATAVAAGIGVPVPEPEGENHGRTSPALSQALTARETVLGRKIAVLVTDGVDRESVTVLEQALTALGATVELLAPVDGNVTTADGVDLPVTRAITTVASVLYDAVVLPAGEDAALALTADGYAVHFVAEAYKHAKPIGVLGSGLAVFNQAGLTAPVPDRSGVGRAAGVIVQSTAGPASDDFVAAFVEDIAHHRHFDRPLDVIPA; encoded by the coding sequence ATGACGCCGCGACCGCAGTCCGAACCCACCGCCAAGTCTCGGCAGCTGGCCGCCGCCGAGGTCGATCCGCTGACCGGGTACCTGACCACGGATCAGGGGATCCGGGTATCGGACACGGACAACTCGCTGCGGGCCGGCGCCAGGGGGCCGAGCCTGCTCGAAGACTTCCACCTCCGCGAGAAGATCATGCGGTTCGACCACGAGCGGATCCCGGAGCGGGTGGTCCACGCGCGCGGGTCGGGGGCGCACGGTTACTTCCAGGTGTACGAGTCGCTGGCCGACCGTACCGCCGCCACCTTCCTGCACGACCCGTCGGTCCGTACGCCGGTGTTCGTCCGGTTCTCCACCGTCCAGGGATCCAGGGGCTCGGCGGACACCCCGCGCGACGTACGCGGCTTCGCCACGAAGTTCTACACCGAGCAGGGCAACTTCGACCTGGTCGGCAACAACATGCCGGTCTTCTTCATCCAGGACGGGATCAAGTTCCCGGACCTGGTGCACGCGCTCAAGCCCGAGCCGCAGCACGAGATGCCGCAGGCAGCCTCGGCGCACGACACGTTCTGGGACTTCGTGTCGCTGCAACCGGAGACGATGCACCACGTCATCTGGCTGATGTCCGACCGGGCGATCCCGCGCAGCTTCCGCACCATGCAGGGCTTCGGCGTGCACACGTTCCGGCTGGTCAACGCGAGCGGCCGGTCGACCTTCGTGAAGTTCCACTGGACCCCGGTCCTCGGCACCCACTCGCTGGTCTGGGACGAGGCGCAGAAGATCGCCGGCAAGGACCCGGACTTCAACCGCCGGGACCTGTGGGAGGCGATCGACGCCGGCCACTTCCCGGAGTACGAACTCGGCATGCAGTTCATCCCGGAGGACCAGGAGTACGCCTTCGACGACATCGACCTGCTCGACGCGACGAAGATCATTCCCGAGGAGGTGGTGCCGGTGACCCCGGTCGGGCGAATGGTTCTCGACCGTAACCCGGAGAACTTCTTCGCCGAGACCGAGCAGGTGGCGTTCTGCATCGGCAACGTGGTGCCGGGCATCGACTTCACCAACGACCCGCTGTTGCAGGCCCGGCTCTTCTCCTACCTCGACACCCAGCTCACCCGGCTGGGCGGCCCGAACTTCGCCCAGATCCCGATCAACAAGCCGGTCGCGCCGGTGGCCAACCACCAGCAGGACGGCTTCCACCAGCAGACCATCCGGCGCGGGCCGGCCAACTACCACCCGCACTCGATCGGCGGCGACGGCCCGCTGATCGCCGGGCCGGACCAGCAGCCGTTCGTCACCTACCCGGAGACGGTGGACGGCCCGAAGGAACGTCGTCGCAGCGCCACCTTCGCCGACCACTACAGCCAGGCCACCCTGTTCTGGAACAGCATGTCCGACTGGGAACGGCAGCACATCGTGGCCGCGTACCGGTTCGAGCTGGGCAAGGTCACCCGGCTGCCGATCCGCGCGCTGATGGTGACGCACCTCAACCGGATCGACCACCAGCTCGCCACCGCCGTCGCGGCCGGGATCGGGGTGCCCGTACCGGAACCGGAGGGCGAGAACCACGGCCGCACCTCCCCCGCCCTGAGCCAGGCACTGACCGCCCGGGAGACGGTCCTCGGCCGGAAGATCGCCGTCCTGGTCACCGACGGGGTGGACCGGGAGAGCGTCACCGTCCTGGAGCAGGCCCTGACCGCGCTGGGCGCCACCGTGGAACTGCTCGCGCCGGTCGACGGGAACGTCACCACCGCCGACGGCGTCGACCTGCCGGTCACCCGGGCGATCACCACCGTCGCCTCGGTCCTCTACGACGCCGTGGTGCTGCCGGCCGGTGAGGACGCCGCGCTGGCGCTGACCGCCGACGGGTACGCGGTGCACTTCGTCGCCGAGGCGTACAAGCACGCGAAGCCGATCGGCGTACTCGGCAGCGGGTTGGCGGTGTTCAACCAGGCCGGGCTGACCGCCCCGGTCCCCGACCGCAGCGGCGTGGGCCGGGCAGCCGGCGTGATCGTCCAGTCAACCGCCGGCCCGGCCAGCGACGACTTCGTAGCGGCCTTCGTGGAGGACATAGCCCACCACCGCCACTTCGACCGCCCCCTCGACGTCATCCCCGCCTAA
- a CDS encoding glycoside hydrolase family 15 protein: protein MSEPPQTDAPISDYGFLSDCRSAALVGRGGSVDWWCPARFDSPSVFGRLLDPDAGHWLLAPVDRGGPGYRTEREYLPGTLVLRTVHHTDSGSVAVTDALALEPGARGHDLGHRSPAVLLRVVEGLAGSVRMRTEFVPRPEYGLLAPYVHHQGNRVVAAAGPATLTMSAPVPVRCERGHATAEFEVAAGQVIPFDLAYTQAYAPVPPGDPARRATVADTARSWRSLDAEHHYEGRYADQVRRSALVLQGLTYVPSGTLVAAATTSLPEDPGGSRNYDYRYAWLRDFAFTMHALWIAACPDETSRLFAWAARSAGRIGPGPVQIMYGVEGERDLTEHSLAHLRGYASSRPVRVGNDAWGQRQLDVPGEIFAATKRLSDQLGEFDGELRAMLISLAEEVVGTWRAPDCGMWEERGAERQYLSSKVMAWVALDRAVQLAPKLGTDARSRVDRWATVRDEIREMVLADGWNERLGAYVGVIGTDELDASALIMPLANFLPATDPRMRSTIEAIESRLGTDGLIRRWSGDPAAFVLCTFWLVECLVLAGERERAEALFERTLARGNDLGLFAEQIDPASGQHLGNTPQALSHVGLINAAWQLTEADPAFRG from the coding sequence GTGTCCGAGCCACCGCAGACCGACGCCCCGATCTCCGACTACGGTTTCCTCTCCGACTGCCGGTCGGCCGCCCTGGTCGGTCGTGGCGGCTCGGTCGACTGGTGGTGCCCGGCCAGGTTCGACAGCCCCTCCGTCTTCGGCCGGCTGCTCGACCCGGATGCCGGGCACTGGCTCCTGGCGCCGGTCGACCGGGGCGGGCCCGGATACCGGACCGAGCGGGAGTACCTGCCCGGCACGCTGGTCCTGCGTACGGTGCACCACACCGACAGCGGGAGCGTGGCGGTCACCGACGCGCTCGCTCTCGAACCGGGGGCGCGCGGGCACGACCTGGGGCACCGCTCGCCGGCGGTGTTGCTCCGGGTCGTCGAAGGGCTCGCCGGCAGCGTACGGATGCGCACCGAGTTCGTACCCCGACCCGAGTACGGGCTGCTGGCGCCGTACGTGCACCACCAGGGGAACAGGGTGGTGGCGGCGGCGGGGCCGGCGACCCTGACCATGAGCGCCCCGGTGCCGGTGCGCTGCGAGCGGGGCCACGCCACCGCCGAGTTCGAGGTCGCCGCGGGTCAGGTGATCCCGTTCGACCTGGCCTACACGCAGGCGTACGCCCCGGTGCCGCCGGGCGACCCGGCCCGGCGGGCCACCGTCGCCGACACCGCACGGTCGTGGCGCTCGCTCGACGCGGAGCACCACTACGAGGGCCGGTACGCAGACCAGGTCCGGCGCAGCGCACTGGTGTTGCAGGGACTGACGTACGTGCCGAGCGGGACCCTGGTGGCCGCCGCCACGACCTCGCTACCCGAAGACCCCGGCGGCAGCCGGAACTACGACTACCGGTACGCCTGGCTGCGCGACTTCGCGTTCACCATGCACGCCCTCTGGATCGCCGCCTGCCCGGACGAGACGTCCCGCCTGTTCGCCTGGGCGGCCCGTTCCGCCGGCCGGATCGGCCCCGGACCCGTGCAGATCATGTACGGGGTGGAGGGCGAGCGGGACCTGACCGAACACTCCCTGGCCCACCTGCGCGGGTACGCGAGCAGCCGTCCGGTCCGGGTCGGCAACGACGCCTGGGGGCAGCGTCAGCTCGACGTACCGGGTGAGATCTTCGCCGCTACCAAGCGGCTCAGTGACCAGCTCGGCGAGTTCGACGGGGAGCTGCGGGCGATGCTGATCAGCCTCGCCGAGGAGGTGGTCGGCACGTGGCGGGCACCGGACTGCGGCATGTGGGAGGAGCGGGGCGCCGAACGGCAGTACCTGTCGTCGAAGGTGATGGCCTGGGTGGCGCTGGACCGGGCGGTGCAACTCGCACCCAAGCTCGGTACGGACGCCCGATCGCGGGTCGACCGCTGGGCCACGGTCCGGGACGAGATCCGGGAGATGGTGCTCGCCGACGGCTGGAACGAACGTCTCGGCGCGTACGTCGGGGTGATCGGCACCGACGAACTGGACGCCTCCGCACTGATCATGCCGCTGGCGAACTTCCTGCCGGCGACCGATCCACGGATGCGGTCGACGATCGAGGCGATCGAGAGCCGGTTGGGCACCGACGGGCTGATCCGGCGCTGGTCGGGGGACCCGGCCGCGTTTGTCCTCTGCACGTTCTGGCTGGTCGAGTGCCTGGTCCTGGCCGGTGAGCGGGAACGGGCCGAGGCCCTTTTCGAACGTACCCTGGCCCGGGGCAACGACCTGGGACTCTTCGCCGAGCAGATCGACCCCGCCAGCGGCCAACACCTGGGCAACACCCCCCAGGCCCTCTCCCACGTAGGCCTCATCAACGCCGCCTGGCAACTCACCGAGGCCGACCCCGCCTTCCGGGGGTAG